Genomic segment of Glandiceps talaboti chromosome 17, keGlaTala1.1, whole genome shotgun sequence:
aatgatgtattgGTTAATTGTACTTTAGTTTGATTAAATCTTTTTAACAGTGTAAAGATTAACAATAAGCTTATTTAATGTTATTGGCAATTTCCATATTGTTCTCATATATAGATATCTCAATTTCGAGTTTTTGAACTCTAGTTAATCCATAAACGTTCGAGAAGTTCTTCTACAttgtctatttttttattttttttacttttcatttgTTTCGTATATGCAACCCTTCCACGGGTTGTCTAGAGATGCCACTCAATGACGTCACGACGTTATCAGTAAATTCACTTTGAAGGAACTGAATAGTCTTccccttatcacactatcaaactgacatattGATACAATAACCAATTGTGAATGCCTTTGGTATAGATCAACGCGATGCTTTTATAAGGTTGTATGTCTTTGAAAGTCAAGTATATGGCGAACGACCCTACATCAGAGGCCCCTGCAttatagtctcggttacccagcatCTTGCCCCCTGCAGCTAGAGGGTTCTGCAGGGGACAATTACAATAGGCTGGGTAACCGAAATTATCTGCAATACTGATAAAACCACATCCTGATGAGCAGCATCGATCTCTAGACAACTACTGCAAGGTTTGTATTTGTTCTTTCTCTACTACATTCAGGATTATCATATTGCCTGCAATGCCGCTTTCAAGGCTGAGGAAGAGAAGGAAGGTCAGACGTCCATTCAAAGTGCCGAAGCCAACAGAAAACTAATCCAAAGAGTTGAAAAACAAGTTAACGAGAGAGAGAAATGCAAACAGGTGTACCAGAAACGACTTTTAGAATGCCATGGAgaccaaaaacaaaaatatatcgCGGTGagcaattatttaattaatacCATCTCTCTTAAGTTCATTgacaattacatacatattgtacattCACGTCCAAATGTCCTAGAGttatgaaaacaacaacaacaacaacaacaacaacaacaacaacaacaacaacaacaacaacaacaataacaacaacaatgtattcCTAACTCAAGTCAGGTATTGGAATCCGAATTCATTCACAGAATTTCAAATGTAACTTTTTGTTTTCCAGAACATGACGATGCAATTCGAAAAGTGTCAAGCTTTCGAGAAAAAACGGCTGAATAATTTGAAGGACCAGCTAACACTGACATTGCAATGCGTGGATTTATCAGCCGTATCACAGTAAGTGAATAGACAACagaagcgccaccaacgacagtATTTGGACAGTGGCGACCATTATTAAGTAAACGTATTATTTGTTTGGTTTCGCGTCACAGTTGTATTCCCCAACTTACTCCTAAACCAAATATGTCGTATGAATAAACTGAAGAATGATATTAAACTACTACATACGTAATATTtcgtccatccattcattcactcCACTGAACACTTGACTGGCCAAAGAGTTTTAAAAACGATGTTGACTAACATTGAagtttttctttaaattttacGAGAACTTGATAACTATAGTAgcatttctttaaaatatatacaatttcaaAGATGGTCTGCTTCTCAGCCGGAACTGATCTCAAATCTTTTATTTCAGTTTTCCGAGTATCTATAAACAAACTTTAAGCGACATAAACGAGGCAGATGCAGGTAAAGATTTAGATGAATGGAGGATGAGGTATGGTACAGGTATGGAACCTGAATGGCCGAAATTTGAGGTACGTTCATGTGTATTGTTATATAaaggagggatggatggataggaAGGGAGCgaggaaggagagagagagagagagagagagagagagagagagagagagagagagagagagagagagagagagagagagagagagagagagagagagagagagagagagagagagagagagagagagagagagagagagagagggggggagggagggagggagagagaggggggagggagggagggagagagatagggagggagggagggagagagagggagagagagagggagaggggagggagagaggggagggTATTTTTCAGTTTGTTAAAAGAAAAGCAACGGTATATTaagtacagacagacatacctacatacagacagacagacagacagatctagaCAGCTGTAACAGATATGCTGTAGGTATATAAGACTTCCGTAGCTATAGTAATACAGTAACTATACATTCAAATTTATCTGTTTCAGGAATTTGACATCAGCACAGACAGTAGAAGATTTAGTTTTGCTTATCGTAAATCAATATCAGGGAGAGATGATGGGTAAGTTATAGTTGTAGTGTTAAACCGGAAACTGTTTTGTCACATACAAATCTTACCCTACATGTCAaagagaattaaaaaaaacacacggTAAAACAGATCTAGAGCAAATCAGTAAACTTGTCCTATGTATGTCAAGTATTACCACTATGAAAAGGATTTaccagtttatttatttatttattttattaaactttatttatatAAAGAGGGTAGCCCAGTTGGCCTTGGCCAATCTTCCCTGGAGCCCTCTAAatataaatactagtagtacaaaGACAAAAGAGACAATACTTGTCCATTACATCTCTCCGATTATCTTGTCCATTTAGTAGCTAGCTGCAATTGACAAAATTTGTGTTTACCAATTTATTGTTTGTGTAGGCTTTTTGATGACGATTTTGATTCGGATGAGTTTGGTGAGGAATCCGACGAAACGGACGCCTTCAACGGTCCAAAACATGTGAATGGACACAGTCCTGGTGTTGGTAAGGATACACGTACCTATATAAAGATTTAAATGTTGCCATAGAGACTGTTCAAACTAAAAACACTATATATGAAAAAGAAGAACGAATTAACCCAACAGAGAATGTTACCTTTTACTGAGGCAGTAggatttcatttaattttgatttcatacattgtatttttcatttgcatttgagttttttaaaacaaataatgtatatgaccgttttatatatatatatatatatatatatatatatatatatatatatatatatatatatatatatatatatatatatatatatatatattggtctAGCTATGAATGTGTAacttataaattatacatttgtaacGAAAATGGACGAAAACGAAAGTAAATTTATATCCCTAAACTTCACAATACAAACTGTATGTCAATCAATTTCAGATAGCCACTCACTCTATGACAATGTTGTGAGTTACGAACACATCGGGGAGCCAAGTAGTTCGTCACAAGACCAAGCTTCAACTTCAGATGATTTGAAACTGACTgcagtgagggcgctgtatgaTTTCGAACCAGCGTCGGAGGATGAACTGCAACTTCGAGCCGgtaataattttgtgtttaattaATTGGAAGACAGTATATGCACCATTGGTCACCTGATTTACCTTTTTAGTTGTTGTACGTTTAAGATTTTaaacacagagagagagagagagagagagagagagagagagagagagagagagagagagagagagagagagagagagagagagagagagagagagagagagagagagagagagagagagagagagagagagagagagagagagagagagagagagagagagagagagagaggggggggaggggggagggggagggagggaggggggaggaaGGGAGAGAGAGTGGGAGGAGAGGAAGAGGGGCAAAACAGAAATCGAACATACATACACGAACtggtttttttgtaatttgataaatgttagcatatatatgtatttctctaCGATCTTTTTTAGACTAACGACCTTCAGTCACCTTATATATATGTTTGGTTACTTGTTCATTTCAGGCGACATACTAACTCAAATCGGTCAAGTCCATGACAATGGATGGGCGTATGGCAGACTTCGAGATAAACTTGGACTCTTTCCCGCCAACTATGTGGAATCTTTGAGATGAGGTTTCCAGGGTAACAGATTTTGATGGACGCACTAAATGTTGACAGTGTCTCGACAAAAACCAATTTTTCGTCTAAATTTTATTGCACGTCTTTGGAATCCAAAGTTAAATATTAAGCttatatattatgataattatgaatatCAATTTTCATGGGCCTAGACCACGTGATATTATTCCATGCCCGTTTTTTGTTTTATGAACAATAAAATTACatagcaaataaataaataaataaatatatatatatatatatacaagagTTACTGAATGTTATGTATGAGTATTAATTTgctttctttaatttttttaaaacgtAAAAGCAATTATTAGTTTTCTAGtagtatattatgtaaaacattTAAGAAGTAATAAACTTGTCCCGATCTCTCTCACGATCGAAACTGATGGACGGTGTATTTGTACTTGTGAACATTTGTGattcaatgaataaataaacagaatgaatgaatgaatgaatgaatgaatgaatgaatgaatgagtgagtgagtgagtgagtgagtgagtgagtgagtgagtgagtgagtgagtgatcaagtcctgcttgcatacggagtaagtcgtccgtACCTTGAGCGAAACCATCTGCACTGAGCAGGACGAGatcatcaatgaatgaatgaatgaatgcgatatatgaatgaatgaatgaatgaatgaatgaatgaatgaatgaatgaatgaatgaatgaatgaatgaatgaatgcgaTACATGAATGAATGCGatatgtgaatgaatgaatgaatgaatgaatgcgaTCTATGAATTATGAaggaaggaatgaatgaatgaatgaatgaatgaatgaatgaatgaatgcgatatatgaatgatgaatgaatgaatgaatgaatgaatgaatgaatgaatggatggatggatgatgaaTAAGTTTGATTTAGTCTGATAaagctgaacaacacgacgtcaTTACAGTCTATACCGTACCCTCCcctgttgaaatatttcaaaaatatgggTTAAAATGCTATCAGACATGACAGAGACACTCGTCCCAGGATCAATAGTAAAGACTCTATCTCACCATTGTCACTATAGAACGTTTTCTATCGGGGTGTGAGTTATAAACACCTACtcagaaacaaaaaaattatatgagCGTCTCTAGTTACTGGCCAGGTTTTCGTATATATCATTGCAGGTCAGACGCTTAGCGTCAGATTTGAGCGTTGGCGGCGCTGCAGATAATATATGAGTTGTTTTCTGAGTGTAAGCGCAAGCGCCGACTGAGAGGAAGAAACTTGCAGATATTTATCTACCTACCCCTAGAGCTacctgcctgtatgtctgtctgtctgccatcatcatgtactttacatgtacatgtataaagttcacaaataaaatacatcgATGCAAGTAAATAAACCATTTTGCTAAACTGTACCTACTACaaaccacaggggcgtgtattattgctctttccctatacaggtaggaatatatattcaaaaggttgtggtatttagtctgtagacctggaaaacaacaatctatgcaatattacacgcccctgtgatgCGGACTCCAATGTACTACTACTTGCAGGGATACGCATACGTCCCTGGTACTAGTTTATACAAACAACATCCCGGGTAGATCTCTGTCCGATCCAGGATGTAATGGCAAATAATACGAGAAAGCTAGCtcttgtttacaaatttcaccCTTTCTCTGTTGACTTCTCTCATATACGGTTTCGCAATCGTGCCACGGGTCCTCAGAGTtcacaaataaaacattactaCTATTACTAGTTCCTTTTCCTTTGACGCGGAAGTAAAAGGATAAACGCGGAAgaaaattattgttgttgtgCTTCAGAAAATCCCCACAAACGAAAGTTTTGATTGGATTCTTGACAGGCGTAGTTTTTCGCGTGTTCGTTCATTTGACTATGACCATGACATTGGAGTAAAATGGTTACAATGGTGGAATTTTAAATGATCAAAGAAATACCATATACAGAAGAATTAACTTGTGGTATATTATGTTTTAACAAAAAACTGTGGctcagttttttaaaatatttatgcaGAGCGGTTCATGAATGAAAGACCAATCAGATGTCCTGTTGTATGATCTCAAACAAGATATGCTAATTTAGGCCACGACCCCACCCTGACCGCCATATTGCTCATCGTTGAGTTCCGGTGTGAGACGACAACACAATAGTTTAACAAAAAATCACTCTAACGGACAGGGAGCGGTAGAAGAAAAACTTTCAAGGTAAGTTCCTAGTATACCTTCGCTAATATGTTCAGCATTTTTCGATAGAATTGAAAAGTACGGTAAATTTGCTTGCGTAACGGCAACTCAAAACTTGGGTCTACCGTTGCGTACGTACTGAAGTTATGGTACGTTAGGTTTACTTCCACTACTGTTCACATGCTTGAACAGTGATTCAAAATTCTTTGGGCTGTCGACGGAAAATTATCAACTCTTGCAGTGGTTATAGTCAGGGTGAATATTGTTAATCACATCAGAGCATAGATTTGTTCAAATTGGAGTGTTTTGTTGGAGCAGGGAGTCGTTTATAAGGTCATTATCACGGTTATGGCACTGAAAAGGGGGTGGTGTCAAGCTTGGAAATGAAGTATTATCACCTGATTTTACAGGCCGACTACTTTGATGTTTTACTTTTAGTAGGTGATAAATAGAATTCATGTATTCACGATTTCAAGTCAGTCATGAACATTTTAGAAG
This window contains:
- the LOC144448156 gene encoding protein kinase C and casein kinase substrate in neurons protein 1-like — its product is MTDSRAVKCFWDMNQYRKTVKRIENGHKSCEEFMTMVQERADLEMKYSKSLKSWAEKWEEKIVKGPEYGSSALSWKQTLQEALEIAKIHEECRLKLLSQEGPQQNMQKWKKENYHKLTFGGFQEIRDAEEGFAAAQKDYAKVLGKTKKAKKDYHIACNAAFKAEEEKEGQTSIQSAEANRKLIQRVEKQVNEREKCKQVYQKRLLECHGDQKQKYIANMTMQFEKCQAFEKKRLNNLKDQLTLTLQCVDLSAVSHFPSIYKQTLSDINEADAGKDLDEWRMRYGTGMEPEWPKFEEFDISTDSRRFSFAYRKSISGRDDGLFDDDFDSDEFGEESDETDAFNGPKHVNGHSPGVDSHSLYDNVVSYEHIGEPSSSSQDQASTSDDLKLTAVRALYDFEPASEDELQLRAGDILTQIGQVHDNGWAYGRLRDKLGLFPANYVESLR